A genomic stretch from Ammospiza nelsoni isolate bAmmNel1 chromosome 32, bAmmNel1.pri, whole genome shotgun sequence includes:
- the GPR182 gene encoding G-protein coupled receptor 182, with translation MAEEVTTVPMETHTVPSEYSDYHNLSELFYLLNHTYTFCEFSLDENIKRVVLFILYLVIFVVGLVENLLVIWVNWQTRGTKNLVNLYIINMAIADLGVLLSLPIWMLEVMLDYTWLWGSFLCRFTHYFYFANMYASIFFLTCLSVDRYVTLTSSSVFWQRHQHRARRAVCACCWLLAAAIPVLEVAHMQLVNTGEPICIFMAPFETYDEWALTVSLATTTVGFLIPFPVIAAFNVLTARFVRRAKPESRKHCLLIYAYIGVFLLSWLPFHVVLTLLTLEGNHIILHCTFAHLLYFFYDIIDCFTLLHCVVNPILYNFLSKNFRSKLISAVVKYIPKDHGGQKGAGNSSSSTQHSIVIAKDNSPPN, from the coding sequence atGGCCGAGGAGGTGACCACTGTCCCCATGGAGACACACACTGTCCCGAGTGAGTACAGCGACTACCACAACCTGTCCGAGCTGTTCTACCTCCTGAACCACACCTACACCTTCTGCGAGTTCAGCCTGGACGAGAACATCAAACGAGTTGTTCTCTTCATCCTCTACCTGGTCATCTTCGTGGTGGGCTTGGTGGAGAACCTCCTCGTCATCTGGGTCAACTGGCAGACAAGGGGCACCAAGAACTTGGTCAACCTGTACATCATCAACATGGCCATCGCCGACCTGGGCGTGCTGCTCTCGCTGCCCATCTGGATGCTGGAGGTGATGTTGGATTACAcctggctctggggcagctTCCTCTGCCGCTTCACCCACTACTTCTACTTCGCCAACATGTACGCCAGCATCTTCTTCCTCACCTGCCTGAGCGTGGATCGCTACGTGACCCTGACCAGCTCCTCTGTTTTCTGGCAGCGGCACCAGCACCGCGCGCGCCGCGCCGTCTGCgcctgctgctggctcctggccgCCGCCATCCCCGTGCTGGAGGTGGCCCACATGCAGCTGGTCAACACCGGGGAGCCCATCTGCATCTTCATGGCTCCTTTTGAGACGTACGACGAGTGGGCTCTGACGGTCAGCTTGGCCACCACCACCGTCGGCTTCCTCATCCCCTTCCCCGTCATCGCGGCGTTCAACGTGCTGACGGCGCGCTTCGTCCGGCGCGCCAAGCCCGAGAGCCGCAAGCACTGCCTGCTCATCTACGCCTACATCGGGGTGTTCCTGCTCAGCTGGCTGCCCTTCCACGTGGTGCTGACCCTGCTGACCCTCGAGGGCAACCACATCATCCTGCACTGCACCTTCGCCCACCTCCTCTACTTCTTCTACGACATCATCGACTGCTTCACGCTGCTGCACTGCGTCGTCAACCCCATCCTCTACAACTTCCTCAGCAAGAACTTCCGCAGCAAACTCATCTCCGCCGTGGTCAAGTACATCCCCAAGGACCACGGTGGCCAGAAGGGAGCTGGGAATTCCTCCTCCAGCACGCAGCACTCCATAGTCATCGCGAAGGACAACAGCCCTCCCAACTAA